The stretch of DNA GCGATATGACCCGTAACAGGACCCTTACCCCAAAATCACAAGCGACGTTACCCGTAACAGGACCCTTACCCCAAAATCACAAGCGATATGACCCGTAACAGGACCCTTACCCCAAAATCACAAGCGACGTTACCCGTAACAGGACCCTTACCCCCAAATCACAAGCGATATGACCCGTAACAGGACCCTTACCCCAAAATCACAAGCGACGTTACCCGTAACAGGACCCTTACCCCAAAATCACAAGCGATATGACCCGTAACAGGACCCTTACCCCAAAATCACAAGCGACGTTACCCGTAACAGGACCCTTACCCCAAAATCACAAGCGGCATGACCCGTAACAGGACCCTTTCCCCAAAATCACAAGCGATATGACCCGTAACAGGACCCTTACCCCAAAATCACAAGCGACGTTACCCGTAACAGGACCCTTACCCCAAAATCACAAGCGATATGACCCGTAACAGGACCCTTACCCCAAAATCACAAGCGACGTTACCCGTAACAGGACCCTTACCCCAAAATCACAAGCGGCATGACCCGTAACAGGACCCTTACCCCAAAATCACAAGCGGCATGGCCTGTAACAGGACCCTTACCCCAAAATTACAAGCGGCATGACCCGTAACAGGGCTCTCACCGCAATATCACATAGAGCTCACGTGATGTATCACACATGCCACAAAGGGTGGCAAATTTTACCTTACTTACCCACTTTGATGGCAACAGACTTCTGTCAATGAGTGTAATGTTTCAGTCTTCAGTGGCAGTTACTGGTCAAACCTATATTAACCCCTACAGCACCAGGGAGATTTTCATACCCTACAGACCGTCGGTTGATTCAACCATCATTCCTCTTTCTCATGAataatgtacccacacaaaccCCAAGGCagatagggctttcttttgatactttttttttttttttaatatatatatatatcatagtcCAAAGATTTAGCAggaatttattaaaaactacagaaaaaaaaggaaaaccaaaCTCACACTTTTCAGAGCTGTCTTGTGTAAAATGTCATTAAGATAGTTAAAGTGACAAAAAATTCccccaaaatgaaataattcaaGACTTCTAATTTATGACGTTTCAATATATTTCTGACGAGGGCAAACATTAGAACAGGGGCgcccaacctgcggccctccagctgctgcaggactacatctcccataatgctctttcagctaaggggctggagatgtagtcctgcagcagctggagggccgcaggttggacgcccctgcattAGAAGGTGTATCTGACCGTTTCAAAGATGTTTCTTACATTTAATAAGCTGCAATATCAAAGAGCCTATGAACGATTTGGATAGCGGTAGCGCCGCCATCGCAAAATACTTCTGCACTTTTTTCATTTACCAACGCTTCCATAATTTTCACATTCTGTTTGCCACCtgtctcatttgggactgtttagcagccCCCAACCCATTCAAGATAATCCAacaaaactagacaacccagggtatgtCCCTAGGAGTGTTTGGCTGCCAGTCACTGCCAACgtcaagtttgtttttttaatttttttttcccaccaacGCTTCGTGTAAAGGTTATGTACAATTACCGAGAAATACAGCAAAACTTCTTTAGCTGCATCTCTAGATTATGGAAGTACTCCTCACGCATGGTTTTGTTAACCTTCTAAGGCAGGGGTGGGGAAACTAttttctgccaagggccatttggatatttataacaaaattatcaacttaaaaatgagcCCTACATTGTATAcgtatcccaccagacagccttCCATTTAGTATTGATtcatgtgatgcccccagccagcacccccttgtgaattaatgccctcACACCGTAGCGTATTGCCCatagccagccccacattgtgtatttatgccacccAGCAGAATggcgtataggggtataaggcagagtggcaaaccaCTCAGCAACTAacactcaaaataataaaaactataagtaaaataaattaagggTTAACCAAGCTAACTGTTGGACTGTGTTGTCTGTGTTATACACGAGAGGCAGACACATTGAAGTCAAAAGCCACGTGGATCACTGACATAACCCTACCGGCCACGTATCGGTTCCCACTGGACCGTCTTGCTTTGGGACCGTCTTATATGTACACATTAGCACCACTTGTTATGGATGTACCGATATGTTTGCACACATCCTTCTCCTTATTACCTATGTATTGGTTTGTATTTGTCAATCTGAGGTGGTCGTGCCACAGACCGTGTAAAGTGTTGCATTAATtgtcaaaaaaacacaaaacaataggTCGGACAAACGTTTATGCTGTCccatttaataaatacagctGTGGATACAAGATGATGCCACAATTTCATTTCCACacatatcaaaataaaaaaagctttactaaACATGACTGGGAGCAGTGggaataaagaaacaaaacatgaaaaatagaCTAGGACATTAAGACATTAAACAGTAACTGTAACGCTTAACCTGCACTGCCCGTGAATGCAAAGACCTTCTACAGGGAACCTGCTCTCATAGCGCGCCCTTCATATATTCAATGACATAGCATGTTTCACTGGAGTGTCCTTCATGCTTCTACATGGTCATATGTTCAGGCAGAACATAAGAGATATCATCCCAAGGATGGCGGTATAACCCTTGCTTCAGCCTCTTCTGGTCCAAGTAATGCCctgaaaatgaaatatacaacatatacatCATGCATGTATTTATGTCTCTCTATATCAAATGCAGGAACGCTAGAACAAAGCGTGTCAATACCTGCATGCCTTAGAATTATTTGGAGAAACATAACGTAATCGTATGGTTTTCTATTTTGCAACATTCTGCACTAATGAAATATGATTTTGGGCTGCATAAAACAGGATTGGACTCCCCGTGAGGCAGACCATGCATGAAGCTGGAGAGCTATGTCTGTCTTTGGCAGGAGGGTATGACGAGACTTGGGCTCAGTGATAGCCCTGCTTGTTTCTATCCATTTTGTTGATGATCTCTGACCATTGCCTATTCACGTTCAGCCCAAAAAGAAGGATAACTCTTTGAGAAACCAAGAAAGCATAGAGCCCATGCCAACCTTAAAATGAGTGAACGAAGAGAGCTTCAGCTAATGAAGTTTGGCGTCTCCTCCTCCCCAAAAAGAGGATGCGAGGGGGGAGAATGAGGAACTGGTAAGAGAAGATGGGATGGAGAGACTGATCTTCATTTTAGAAGAGCTAAATGTGTTCTAGAACTATAACCGTTTGGGTTTCTCAAGCGCCCCTAACAGGGTCAGGAGTGTAAACCTGGTTGTGTGTTTGTGAACACATAAGGTTAACCATCGATAATAAACAAAGAACATGAAAAAATCCCAGAATCTACCAAAAAGTCaaaactgtagaaaaaaaaaaaaaagagtttcttTCAGATAAAATATGAGTGATTTGATTAGCTTATGCAGTAAAAGTTACGTTTTAGTCCATTTTGAACCCGTTATTAAGTTGGTACCAGAAATCGATTATTACGCTAgtctagtgttttttttgtaatattttctcATCACTTACCAATGAAACCCATACTTCTTCCTAACACAAAGATGCCGTTCAGTGCGCCGATCTCAATGTACTCGTCGGCCTCCTCCCTGGCATTGGGAAACATTCAAGCACAGACACAAAATAAGCACGCGGAAAAGCTAACATTTACTGTACATTATGCAAAGCTAACTGAAGTATTCTTGAAGCAGAGCACTGGGGTTGATTTGGATAATTCTTCATGATGTCGAGTTAATGATAAGTTGAAGTGTTCATCTCTTCTGCAAACTGCCAATTTATTCCTTAATGGACACATGCATTAACCCGTTAGCTTCCCTGTCTATGTACCCATTTGGATCATGCAACTGCACTAACACAATGTGATTATCTGATACCCTAACAATGATTAAACTgcttacagaaatatatatttccatttgtGTATCCTTCTGTTCAATTTGAAAACCCACACTGTCCACTACATTGAACAGAAAAAGCTGACTGGTACATTTCTAATGCATTCTCAACTATGTCTGTTATCAAGCTGTGCAGAAACATTTAATATCTCACCGTGTAAATGAACCACAGTTTCTCAGGAGGTCCACAAATGCAACGCCAATAAGACCATCAACATTAAGGATGAGATTGGGTTTCTGCGGAAAGAAAGATATATTGAATCTGTAATGTGCCTTTAAATTTCTGAATTAATCTACAGAGCAccacaaatcattaacaataGCTCTGCATTTCATCTTAtacaggttttgtttttttaatacattttataaatacccCCTCTCAACTAAAAGGGACATTTGATAGGAGagagcgatgctggcttctgctgacagaggggagcccagggacagcctgatctcccgtgtagcggCAGGAACACGTCACCGCCACCGCAAGAAGGTCACGATGTACCGGTCTATAGGGTTTTttgagatgcgttttatggacatactggtacatccataggggacttaaggggttaaacagaatAAGGTAACTTAAAATCACTCCACATAAAACTAACACTCCCCCCAgcagcttttttctttttttacctttgAAGTAGTAATTTTTTCCACTTCCAGGGCATAATCCAGCAAAGGGGTTGCTGGGAAGTGCTGTTTCACATAGTCTTTTAGGATCTGTACTCTCATATCTGGGttattaatctaaaaaaaaaataaaaaaaaaaaaaaataaacagataagAAAGGGAAGAACGTGAGatttgttttgttcaaagccATTTACTGTGGATTTTGCCCATGTAAGTGGCAACACAAATAGCTTACAGATTTGACTCTATGACCAATTCCCATGATGAGTTTTCCTTCCTTCTTCATCTTGTTCACAAACTCCATGGGTATGAGGCCACTGTCAAACGCTTTGCTGAACATCCTAGCAGCTGCATCGAGCGCTCCACCGAAACGGTCTCcctacacaataacacaaactgTCAGAAGTGGCAAAGCAGCACACTGTTACAGGGAAATAACAGAAGTCACCATGTACACTTACAATCGTGAGCAGTCCAGATGTCAGGCTGGAGATCAGATCTTTACCGGCTCTGGCGCAAACAATAGTATTATGGGCACCAGACACTGCTGGGCCATGGTCCGCTGTCACCATCAGGCACATTTCAATAAAATGAGAAGCATATTTGGGAACACTGAAAAGAATAAAGTTACATAATCAATGTATAGTTCATCAAAGTAATCCTATGAATGTGTCCGGTAAtctgtttaatttttaacaCTTCTCTCACCGTCTCTGGAACCACAGAAGTCCTAACACGCCTCCGATTCCAATATCCTCCTTGAAGACATCGGTGATAGGCATGCCTGCATAGATTAGCTCCTGGCCTCTCTCATCACAGATACTAGTCATGAATGAGGCCGGCTTCCGGATCAATCCCAGCTCCTGGACATGAATCAAAGATATGTTACATATGTCTAACAATATTCCAACTATTTTTCTATTGACCCACGAGGGTACGAAGGCTGGAGTTCTCTAAGTAGAATAGCATTAGACTATGAGATTAACAATTTCCCTGTTTTAAAACTGGTTTGTGGAGCAGTGATTTAGTAAGCGAGATGCATCAGCTTCAGAGGATTTTAGGGTTTCGAACAGAACAACATCTATGGTATTTAGCTTTTTAATGGTGCAAAAGTGTTTCACTTTAAATGGGCTAAACAAGGGCTTTTATGGCAGATAATGCAATATCACACCCTGGGCTCACGGAGTTtggcattaataaataaatttggGAATACACAACAGTGTAATTTACATTGACCttaaaaacatacacataccattTCAGTTTTCACTGCTATATACATAATAAGCATTGAGATGCACCCACAAGATGTATCCAGCATTATATTATGGAAGCCGTGTTTGTCCAGTGGTAACACTAACCATAGACATCTGAGTGAGACGTGGGCAGCAGTATAGGGGTTAGGGAGCAGGAAATGGTTGTTTCTTTTGGATGAATAGAAACAATTACTGAATTCGCCATTTCTTTTCCCTCACCTCCCTGACTATGTTACAAGTATCTTACCCTGGCCCAGGAGTAGTCCATCGGCACAGTGGGCGGTGGAACCTCTTCAGCAGGCACAATCTCTCCTTTGCTAACAAGATCCTCATATACAGACCTAGgagataatattaaaaaataaaatattttactaagaAACCGATACACATAATGATATCTTTACAGACACTACTGATCAAATGGATAATGAAATACTATATATTAGGAACTGGGTTTGTGAACTACTGTACATGTTCATACATTATATGCAAACTCCCATCCTGTCTCTAAGTGCAATAAACATTACTATTATGAGAAAATGATGAGTTATTCCACTCACTGGATGACATCTCCCAGCTCATCAAAACTGCGAGGAACGAAGACGCCGGATTCCTTCAAGGCCTGGTTTTTGGCTACTGCAGTTTCAGACGCTTGGTTTGCACATGCGCCCGCGTGACCAAACTGCACCTGTGTAACAAATAACGGCGCTGCTTAACAAATAagcgaaaaacaaaaaaagaactgGACCTCTTTACAAAGTGCAAAAGGTTCGGGGTCTTTCTTAAATGTTTGTAACTGGTAGTTTCATACACTTACTCCGCATTAGTATTCAGAGTCTCTGGTAGGTCTATATTTAATGGCAAAAACAGTTGGCGGTcagaattaattttaatactgTTCACCTACTGCTATAGGCCATTTTTGCAATTGTTATGAATAGAAACTGATGGCGGATTCATTTGGCTCGTCTAGAATACCGTTTTTTCAGTTCAGAAGTTCAGAAGAGCTAAATGCTaacagacattttttattattgcctgTAATCTTAAACGTTTAATTTTCAATTTTCAAGTAAAATGGACAGTAACAAACAGTATCAATAATGGTGATATCAGCAGAATTACCTCCGATGAGAACATGGTCGCACAGGTCCCAATACACCAACACACTATAGGTTTAGTCAGCCGGCCCTCCTTAATGCCATGACAAATCTTATACTCTTCTGTACCACCAATCTATGAAAtaggcaaagaaaaaaaatagcccaTATTACCATCAAAAGAAGGgcaaactttttaatttttaaaaaaacctgcaTATAAAAATTCTCACCTCTCCAAGAACCACAATCATTTTCACTCCGGGAGTGTCCTGGTAACGGAGAACATGGTCCATAAAGGTTGATCCAGGATACCTTAAAGGTCCAGGAAAGAGGGTTTATACATGAAATATCCCTTAGCTTTGATACAAAGTAAAAAGGCAGGGTCTaagatgtgaaaaaaaaaaaaaaattgctacaaCACTGTGGGAATCCcgctatcacacacaaaaacaataatgcaaAAGAGAATAGTGGCGGTGTACCCCACCACAGTGAGTGGAGCGAGTAAGCAAAATATATAGCTTATATCTCTTTATTTGCTTATTCGCTCCACTGACTGTGGTGGGTTACACCGCCTCTATTCTCTTTAGCTTTGATACAAGTCTAATTTAGTCAGCTTTCCAGACCATAGGCCACAGATTTCAAAACATTAAGTCAAACTTCCTATGCCTAGGTGGATGGACACAGACCAAACCTTATTGATGCACATTGTCCCAAAGTATCCAGTGATTGAGACAGCTGCCCGTTAATACAATATCTGTACCCTTATAGACAAGCCCTCTGTTCTATAACCCAAAGAACATTCACTCACCTGTCTCCACCGATAGCTACGCCCTCAAACACACCATCCGTGGTCCTAGAGATTATGTTGTTGAGTTCATTGGACATTCCACCTGAGCGAGACACGTACGCAACACTCCCAGGACGGTACAGCTTAGAGGCAAGAATGTTGTCCAGCATTCCCCCAGTGTTCCCAATCTTAAAGCAGCCCGGCTTGATACCCCCAACCTGCAAAACAGAGACACATCATACAAACACCCGCACAGAACTATGTATCTCGCTTTACAGTTGTGTGAGAATACTGGACATAAGCGTACTCTGCACTTGAGGAGAGAAGTTTGAGGTCTGTGAGACAGGTAACACCGTGCACCAGAAATAATATAACCAACATACTCCTTGAacctgcctgcttttgtgcagaTCTCCCTGCATCAGAAACAATCTTCTAttcatttaaagaaacataGTGATCATTGGATCTCTAAACTTCTAATTTTCAGTAATCACAATGGCCGATGATATCTGCACAAATAAACCTCCTCTATCCCTCAATAGCCGACGCAGCACTTACTGTTGCAGGTCCAATGATGGTGACCCCTTTTTCATCTGCCGTCTTAATCAGCCTCCTGGTTAAAGCCTCTGGTATTCCTTCGGCAATAATTGCAATAGTATGGATCtaaacagaaagaaaacaagGAGCATTACTGAGCAAAGAATAAAAACAGCAACAACAACGACAACATATACGAACAAACAAAAAGTATAGTTAATTAAAAGCACAAAAGAAAGAAACCAAGATTGTTCATATTCATTAATCCTTCTGTATCACAGAAACAGACCTGTGGGTAGTTCATGGTCTCCACCGTACTGTCATACGCAGATCTCAGAGAAGCAAAGTTGATGAGCACATCCACCTCCGGATGCTTCCTCATTGCATCTCCCATGTTTTTGAAGACTGGTATAAGAATCTCCTTGTGGCCCCAATAAAATTTTTGCTTGTGGTCCCCtctatttatacaaaaaaaaaacatccatctAATCACAGCAAATATCACTTTGCCTCAAATATATTGACTTATATGAAAAACCATGATTGTAAAAGTAATTTAACTTTACTGCCCTTAACATTTATCCTATTCATACTTTTAATTTCCCCATGTTTATAACACGACTGCAAGCGAGCTCTCTAAACTCTTCTAGGAGAGATGTAACAAGATGGGCTACTTACGTAAAGGGATAAACCATGGCAGCAACAGAGGGTTCGGGCCGTGAACAGACGTAATCAAAATCCAACATGCCTTGCACAGCTCGGGTCTGCATTCCCCACACAATAGCTTTGGTATGACGGCTAAATAGAGTCGTGGCCTTTgctggaagaagaaaaagaaaatctggaTAAATGTTGAATTTACTTGTTAAGGTAGCCCcatcataaataaaacaaaatgtgataGCGGCAAAGCAGTGATATTAAAGAAGCCAAACAGATAAGAGCACGGAGTCATTTGCTCCAAGATTCTTAATAGATAACGGTGAAAGTCTCCCTCACAGCAAAGAATTCAAAGAAAGATGGTTAACTTTTTGGAAGTCAGGATGTAAAAGTATTTTCTATTCATTAGCTTCTGCAAGCCCCTGCTACAGAGGGGTATATGCCCATGGGGGGGATTAAAAACCAGAAGTGAAAGCAAACAGAACAAGAAGGAATgaataacaaaaattaaatagtcTGAGGCCAAAAggataaatgaatgaatgaatgaatgaatgcaatCAAAGGAAGAGAGGGGGTCTGcagatttttatattacatttccaGACTCTCAGAAAGTCCTAACCAgctttctttgttttaaaagaCTTCAACGAGTCCTCACGCATAAGCAAGTTTTAAAGAAGTTgtcctaaaaatgtttttattgagaCACTCACTTTTACTTACATGccgtttaaaaaacaaaacagcttcACGTCTGTTTACAAGCAAGAGCTAGGAACATAATAAGGATGAGGCAATTCATACAAAGCAGACCTGTCCTGTGCACCGTATCATTAGAATTCTGCAACTTTCATTCAGCGTAATCGATATTTGGTATTTTGTTACAAGgaccagtttatcccaaagcaAAGGAACAATTTTATgcgaataaaatgtatttttcccccccattcTATACTAAGATTGGCATGGTTTTGGACAGGTCTACTTTTTGATTGCAGAATCCTAACCACCAAGCATTTCAGGTGTGATCGGAGGTGAAGCCAGACGTCTCTTGCATAGTGATGATCCCAGGAGACTTGTAGTCAGACACTTAAGGGTTACGATGCCCAATATAATGTACAAATCCAGTGATTTTGTTTCTACATAAACCTGTCAATAGTTGGACCTTCACAACGAGCTTCGCCAGACATTCCCAGagcccttattttttttttttatctttgataACAGGCCAGGTTCTATTTTTGTTAAGCAAATTTCTCTACCAAGCACCACCCCCCCCAACATTATCAGGTCCAGAAATGTCCCCActaactgtatatataatttcataggGACAATGGCATGTGTATGCAAGAAAGaggtaggtt from Spea bombifrons isolate aSpeBom1 chromosome 13, aSpeBom1.2.pri, whole genome shotgun sequence encodes:
- the ACLY gene encoding ATP-citrate synthase isoform X2, producing the protein MSAKAISEQTGKEFLYKFICTAAAVQNRFKYARVTYDTDWDRLTQEHPWLLTEPLVVKPDQLIKRRGKLGLVGVNLNLDQVKSWLKPRLGHETTIGKARGILKNFLIEPFVAHKQEEEFYVCIYAAREGDYVLFHHEGGVDVGDVDSKAQKLLVEVGERLTEQDVKSRLLVHVAQDKKEVLASFITGLFNLYEDLFFTYLEINPLVVTKDGVYVLDMAAKIDATADYVCKAKWGDVDFPPPFGREAYPEEAYIADLDAKSGASLKLTILNPRGRIWTMVAGGGASVVYSDTICDLGGVDELANYGEYSGAPSEQQTYDYAKTILSLMTREKHPDGKILIIGGSIANFTNVAATFKGIVRAIKDFQGPLKEHEVAIFVRRGGPNYQEGLRVMGEVGKTTGIPIHVFGTETHMTAIVGMALGHRPIPNQPPTAAHTANFLLNASGSSSTPAPSRTASFSESRPDDITPAKKSKPAVPNAKATTLFSRHTKAIVWGMQTRAVQGMLDFDYVCSRPEPSVAAMVYPFTGDHKQKFYWGHKEILIPVFKNMGDAMRKHPEVDVLINFASLRSAYDSTVETMNYPQIHTIAIIAEGIPEALTRRLIKTADEKGVTIIGPATVGGIKPGCFKIGNTGGMLDNILASKLYRPGSVAYVSRSGGMSNELNNIISRTTDGVFEGVAIGGDRYPGSTFMDHVLRYQDTPGVKMIVVLGEIGGTEEYKICHGIKEGRLTKPIVCWCIGTCATMFSSEVQFGHAGACANQASETAVAKNQALKESGVFVPRSFDELGDVIQSVYEDLVSKGEIVPAEEVPPPTVPMDYSWARELGLIRKPASFMTSICDERGQELIYAGMPITDVFKEDIGIGGVLGLLWFQRRVPKYASHFIEMCLMVTADHGPAVSGAHNTIVCARAGKDLISSLTSGLLTIGDRFGGALDAAARMFSKAFDSGLIPMEFVNKMKKEGKLIMGIGHRVKSINNPDMRVQILKDYVKQHFPATPLLDYALEVEKITTSKKPNLILNVDGLIGVAFVDLLRNCGSFTREEADEYIEIGALNGIFVLGRSMGFIGHYLDQKRLKQGLYRHPWDDISYVLPEHMTM
- the ACLY gene encoding ATP-citrate synthase isoform X1, which codes for MSAKAISEQTGKEFLYKFICTAAAVQNRFKYARVTYDTDWDRLTQEHPWLLTEPLVVKPDQLIKRRGKLGLVGVNLNLDQVKSWLKPRLGHETTIGKARGILKNFLIEPFVAHKQEEEFYVCIYAAREGDYVLFHHEGGVDVGDVDSKAQKLLVEVGERLTEQDVKSRLLVHVAQDKKEVLASFITGLFNLYEDLFFTYLEINPLVVTKDGVYVLDMAAKIDATADYVCKAKWGDVDFPPPFGREAYPEEAYIADLDAKSGASLKLTILNPRGRIWTMVAGGGASVVYSDTICDLGGVDELANYGEYSGAPSEQQTYDYAKTILSLMTREKHPDGKILIIGGSIANFTNVAATFKGIVRAIKDFQGPLKEHEVAIFVRRGGPNYQEGLRVMGEVGKTTGIPIHVFGTETHMTAIVGMALGHRPIPNQPPTAAHTANFLLNASGSSSTPAPSRTASFSESRPDDITPAKKSKPAVPNDSAPVHGPAKAKATTLFSRHTKAIVWGMQTRAVQGMLDFDYVCSRPEPSVAAMVYPFTGDHKQKFYWGHKEILIPVFKNMGDAMRKHPEVDVLINFASLRSAYDSTVETMNYPQIHTIAIIAEGIPEALTRRLIKTADEKGVTIIGPATVGGIKPGCFKIGNTGGMLDNILASKLYRPGSVAYVSRSGGMSNELNNIISRTTDGVFEGVAIGGDRYPGSTFMDHVLRYQDTPGVKMIVVLGEIGGTEEYKICHGIKEGRLTKPIVCWCIGTCATMFSSEVQFGHAGACANQASETAVAKNQALKESGVFVPRSFDELGDVIQSVYEDLVSKGEIVPAEEVPPPTVPMDYSWARELGLIRKPASFMTSICDERGQELIYAGMPITDVFKEDIGIGGVLGLLWFQRRVPKYASHFIEMCLMVTADHGPAVSGAHNTIVCARAGKDLISSLTSGLLTIGDRFGGALDAAARMFSKAFDSGLIPMEFVNKMKKEGKLIMGIGHRVKSINNPDMRVQILKDYVKQHFPATPLLDYALEVEKITTSKKPNLILNVDGLIGVAFVDLLRNCGSFTREEADEYIEIGALNGIFVLGRSMGFIGHYLDQKRLKQGLYRHPWDDISYVLPEHMTM